CACTAAAAGACATAAATACTCAAACTAATTCTGTTCTTTTTTGCAAAGCCACTTTTTCTTTCTGCTAAGGAAGAAAAGATTTGGAAATCACAGTGCAATTAATGAGAGTATATCATACTAGGACTGGATCGACCCGTTTATCATCCATTAATCTCATGCATATACATTGTGACCCTTTTCCTCCTTTTCCTATCTCTATATAAAATAAAATAGGCACAACACCTGGAAAAAAACTCATGTGATTCTCTTTGGAACTGTTGAGAAATAAGATATATGCGTGCAAAATCAAGCTAGCTATGGATTAATGCAACTCATTAATAAATAATTTAATTCACCATACAGAATTGCTGGAGCTGGACACAAGGTCGTTAACCTATAGATCTAATGGTAGACCGGCTAATTTCAAGTAAAACAGCACCAAATCAGCTAAAGAAACAAAGAATCACATGAAATAACCTGAAAAATTAGTTCTAGCTGCATCAAAGTATCAAACACAATctgacacacacacatatatatagcagCTTAATTGCACTCTTCATTTATTTATCTATTAAGCGGGGATCGATCGATCGAGAGCTATTTGCAACCCAAGTCTCGAAACACAAAGTCAAAGAGAAGGAAGGCAGAATATAATATCGGAGAAGCTAAACACCAAATATAGCACACGCAAGCACAGCTCCAGCAACTGTCAACTGAGAACACTAGCAAGCTGCTCGATCGATCTGTTGATCACTCCTACTACTCCTCCCCCTGTTCCTGATCTGCCTCGGGAGCCGGAAGGTTCAGATCAACGCCGAACACGACGGGCTTCCGAGCTTCTTCGGCGGCGGCAAGCTCCTCTCTTTCGAGCCAGGAGCAGCCTTTCTTACCATTGTGGCTGGCGCGGTGGCCGCCGAGCGCCTGCCGCGTCTGGAACGGCATCTTGCAGCGGTCGCACACGTACGGGTAACGGATCTCGCCCAGGGGCGGCGGCCGGGGCGGCTCCATGCCGCGCCAGGTGCGGTCCGTGTGGCTGCGCATGTGGCCATGGACGGCCTTGGCAGTGGCAAACACGCGGAAGCAGATGGGGCACCCGTAGGGCTCTACCTGTGCTCCACCGGGGACGGCGGCCGGCCTCTTGCTGCCACGGGCGATGGCAGGGACGACGGCATCCACCTCGTGCAGGGACTTGAAGGTCCAGGGGTACCTGGGCTCGTCGCCTCCTCCGGAGCCTCCCGCGACAAGGTAGTGGACATGGCCGGCAGCGGGCATGATGAACACTTGCGAGCTCGATCCGTTGTGCATGTTGTGGGTTGTGGCTGCCGTTTCTGTATTTGTGTATGGACTATGGACACTCTAGATGCACTGTGTATTTATGTATGTGTAGCGGCTTGGGACTGCTGAGTAGGTGGGCCGCACCGCCGCAGCACCATCTATCAATGTACTAGTACTTAGAGTATCTGTTTATCTAGTACTATGTggtctttattaatctatattagtGTCATCGGTGGGGAGACTGTAAGCTTTTCTAAGAAACATTTCCTTTTTACTTGGTTTTACTTGGTGGAAAGATGCCGGTATGTGCAGTGCAGGTGCCATCCTATTTATGCCCTATAACAATATTTGCAATCACAGCGCCCTAACTACTAATCCAGATAGgaaaaggaacaaaaacaaaaaggatTGAGGAAAAGAAAAGGAGACAACAAAAGGTTTTGTCAAATCTGACGTTGGTTGTTCCAGGATCGTCAAGGCTGAGCCTATGTAAGCATTGCAACCTACTTTATATGGTTTGGTCTCAACTAGGAAGCTTCCCTTTTCGCAAGGAAAAAACACTAGGAAGCTTCCATATAGTGCAGCCATATCCGATGTTGGTATATCGTAATTTCACTTCTAGAAGGAAGTGTTTGTAATTTCAGTTTCTAGTTGGGTAGAGAAGCCACCCCTAGATTTTGCAAAACCTGTGGGCTGGTTTGGTATTTTGCACATATATTTTGATGACATCAATATTGAGCACCGTCCTAACCCTCTTACAAGCTGTGCGCTTTTGGCTGTTGGACTTTATGGTCTTACCCTCCTAGAGCATTCTAATATCTTGTCTTCCCTTGGGCTCCAGCCACGACTTGCATATTCCATAGGAAAAATTATAGCCCATAGGTTCATTAAGCCTCTCTCCATCGCAAGAAGCCAATTAACTCACTAGTCTCCATATGTGTGGCGCTCGGTGGACACACTGATCTTTAAAGTAAAAGGAGGACCACTAGATCTAGATTTCCATCGAGAAGAATGCATGATGTCCATTGTTGTGCCGTAGTAAAAACCCTAGACCGCCTATGTAGGATTCCATCGAGAAAACCAGGTATCGGTCCCTAAAAAATAGTCATGGTCGATCAATGAGTGGTTCATTTTGAGAGGGTGCCATTTAGCGCGTGGTCATTGTGCCCACTAAGATTGATTTTTTTACATATACCCTTCAATCATATATGTAAAAAAGAAACAATTCCTACTTGGGCCCGTCTAAATTTTAGTGGTATGTATCTCCCCTGCCTTGGCTTCGTCCCTGGCTAAGCCACATTCTAGTTTGTGATCATTGCTAACAAATACCTCCTCACAAATGGTGCTAGCTCCTTCCCCGCCTCTCACTCCTCACAACGACACACATCATCTTCAGAACGCGCCCCCTGCTTTACCATGTGGAACGCCATCTTTGTGATGTTGCTCGGGGCTGAAGCTTCAAAGGATGTTCTCAACTCACAATTCTCTTTCATGTCCCTTTTTTCTTCTACTTGTAAGACATGTAGTATTttcatatagaacttggcttgtatattccaatgatgggcttcctcaaattgccctgggtcttcatgagcaagcaagttggatgcacacccacttagtttctttttgagctttcatatacttatagctctagtgcatccattgcatggcaatccctactcactcacattgatatctattgatgggcatctccatagcatgttgatacgcctagttgatgtgagactatcttctcctcctttttgtcttctccacaaccacccttctattccacctatagtgctatattcatggctcacgctcatgtattgcgtgaagattgaaaaagttttgaaaaagttagagtatgaaacaattgcttggcttgtcatcggggttgtgcatgatttaaatactttgtgtggtgaa
This portion of the Triticum dicoccoides isolate Atlit2015 ecotype Zavitan chromosome 7A, WEW_v2.0, whole genome shotgun sequence genome encodes:
- the LOC119328384 gene encoding zinc finger protein ZAT9-like, whose product is MHNGSSSQVFIMPAAGHVHYLVAGGSGGGDEPRYPWTFKSLHEVDAVVPAIARGSKRPAAVPGGAQVEPYGCPICFRVFATAKAVHGHMRSHTDRTWRGMEPPRPPPLGEIRYPYVCDRCKMPFQTRQALGGHRASHNGKKGCSWLEREELAAAEEARKPVVFGVDLNLPAPEADQEQGEE